In Hemibagrus wyckioides isolate EC202008001 linkage group LG21, SWU_Hwy_1.0, whole genome shotgun sequence, the following proteins share a genomic window:
- the tmf1 gene encoding TATA element modulatory factor isoform X1 has product MSWFNASQLSSFAKQALSSAQKSIDRVLDIKEEDQWGDAITPSLDDVQIKPMSTGWGMNQWDSPSEEQPKILTPSSEAITKPVTRTVVDETESFFSAFLSPGDGQPVKKSPVVSVAPTKSYRRLQEKSENETQPAAKDEVDSSVLSQEDLSKQSSVEVAEIQPEEVKSNEEASLLESVLEQTEETEDTESKTETPDSTQACPQDVVDTPAEPGSVEKVESCGSAEPKSPGKDPPKDMMLESKDAKAEDRQSDTPSPPVSAFSSGTSTTSDIEVLDHESVLSESSASSRQETAEVKAGLHLMQGSFQLLSASTCSDFSRLDDYPKLTESCGSSSDAFERIDSFSVHSLDSRSVSEVNSDDEIPGSRTLASVTAGTSPLPALPAPQTIQEQEESEGGLTNCIKDHSVDEMEESGRSATPVNSEQPEDLLQEEQESGSHFNLSNERTEPEESLASVTSPITEEQKGASTCQLLELQKIIDDLNSKLEKREAQLLAVSKDKARLEEECDNLKDEMISLKEESSSVQSLKDEFTQRIADTERKAQLACKERDIAKKEIKGLREELSTRFNSTETLELIREKEEQIRGLLEEGEKLSKQQLQHSNIIKKLRAKEKESDTKISKQSKKLKEQEEELKQLQQVLDAKEELEKQHRESIKKLNSAVESQEKELSRLQTENEELHEKNRSLQAALDASYKELAELHKSNATKASEAQELALNREVQAKEELSLALDKAQEEARFQQEALANQVADLRLALQRAEQQQARKEDYLREEISELQQRLQGAETRNQELSQSVTSATRPLLRQIENLQSTLGSQTASWEKVEKNISDRLAEAQAQLAVAVEKERSATEELHAIKAQLASMESQNSSMRQEKGRLQGQLEVEKTRREKLENDSSRERVELENLKGEYTRALEEAKKEKLLLTNQLEMEKVKVEQEKKKCYLAQEALKEKERKALSVSLSEPPASSTPSLSRSSSISGVDTHGGIHTSLLSHQEDSPDHSFASMTLGGSSLYDAARLSGGSSIIENLQSQLKLREGEIAQLQVEISNLERTRSAMAEELVRLTNQNDDLDAKVKEIPRLRVQLKDLEQRHNTILQMYGEKAEEAEELRLDLEDVKNMYKTQIDELLKNQK; this is encoded by the exons ATGAGTTGGTTTAACGCTTCGCAGCTGTCCAGTTTCGCTAAACAGGCTCTGAGCAGCGCACAGAAATCCATCGACCGAGTCCTGGATATAAAAGAAGAGGATCAGTGGGGCGACGCCATCACACCTAGTTTGGACG atgTACAGATTAAGCCAATGTCCACAGGATGGGGGATGAACCAGTGGGATTCTCCTTCAGAGGAACAGCCAAAGATCCTCACGCCTTCATCCGAGGCCATCACTAAACCTGTCACTCGCACTGTGGTTGATGAAACAGAGAGTTTCTTCAGTGCCTTCTTGTCTCCTGGGGACGGGCAGCCGGTCAAGAAGTCTCCGGTTGTGTCTGTGGCGCCGACCAAATCCTACCGCAGACTGCAGGAGAAATCAGAAAATGAGACACAACCCGCTGCCAAGGATGAGGTAGACTCTTCCGTGCTTTCTCAGGAAGATCTGAGTAAACAAAGCAGTGTAGAAGTAGCAGAAATCCAGCCGGAGGAGGTGAAGTCAAATGAAGAAGCTTCTTTACTGGAGTCTGTTTTGGAGCAGACAGAAGAAACGGAGGATACTGAGAGCAAAACAGAAACACCGGATTCCACACAGGCATGTCCACAAGACGTAGTGGACACGCCTGCGGAGCCCGGATCTGTCGAAAAAGTCGAGAGTTGTGGTTCTGCTGAGCCTAAGAGCCCGGGGAAAGACCCACCGAAAGACATGATGTTGGAATCCAAAGATGCGAAAGCAGAAGACAGGCAGAGTGACACTCCGTCTCCTCCTGTAAGTGCCTTCTCATCTGGTACCTCCACTACCAGTGACATCGAGGTGCTGGACCACGAGAGCGTCCTCAGCGAGAGCTCTGCCAGCTCCAGGCAGGAGACGGCCGAGGTTAAAGCAGGGCTGCACCTCATGCAAGGCTCCTTCCAGCTCCTGTCTGCTTCGACCTGCAGCGATTTCTCGCGTCTGGACGACTATCCGAAGCTGACGGAGAGCTGCGGGTCCTCGTCTGACGCCTTCGAGCGCATCGACTCGTTCAGCGTGCACTCTCTGGACAGCCGCAGTGTCAGCGAAGTCAACTCGGATGACGAGATCCCCGGCAGCCGAACTCTGGCATCTGTTACCGCCGGAACCAGCCCGCTCCCGGCTCTACCGGCTCCACAGACCATTCAGGAGCAGGAAGAGTCGGAGGGAGGGCTGACCAACTGCATAAAGGACCACTCGGTGGATGAGATGGAGGAGAGCGGGCGTAGCGCAACGCCGGTGAACTCCGAACAGCCAGAAGATCTGCTGCAGGAGGAGCAGGAATCCGGGTCACATTTCAATCTGTCTAATGAAAGAACTGAACCTGAGGAGTCACTTGCCTCGGTGACATCACCCATAACTGAGGAGCAGAAAGGAGCATCCACCTGCCAGCTTCTGGAGCTACAGAAG attaTTGACGATCTGAACAGCAAGCTTGAGAAACGAGAAGCCCAGCTGCTAGCTGTTAGCAAAGACAAGGCTCGTCTAGAGGAGGAGTGTGACAACCTCAAAGA TGAGATGATCAGCCTGAAGGAGGAGAGCTCCAGCGTGCAGTCTCTCAAAGACGAGTTCACGCAGCGCATCGCTGACACAGAGAGGAAAGCTCAACTCGCCTGCAAGGAGCGTGACATCGCCAAGAAG GAAATCAAGGGTCTGAGAGAAGAGCTGTCCACCAGGTTCAACTCCACTGAAACCCTGGAGCTGATCAGAGAGAAGGAGGAACAGATCAGAGGCCTTCTGGAAGAGG GCGAGAAGCTGTCCAAGCAGCAGCTGCAGCACTCCAACATCATCAAGAAGCTGAGGGCCAAAGAGAAGGAGAGCGACACAAAGATCTCCAAGCAGTCCAAGAAACTCAAAGAGCAAGAGGAGGAACTCAAACAGCTGCAGCAG GTTCTAGACGCGAAGGAGGAGCTGGAGAAGCAGCACAGAGAGAGCATCAAGAAGCTGAACTCTGCTGTGGAGTCTCAGGAGAAGGAACTGAGCAGACTGCAGACTGAAAATGAGGAGTTACACGAGAAGAACCGCAGCCTGCAGGCCGCCCTGGACGCCTCTTACAA ggagctTGCCGAGCTGCACAAGTCCAACGCTACAAAGGCTAGTGAGGCACAAGAGCTGGCTCTCAACCGTGAAGTCCAGGCCAAGGAGGAGCTCAGCCTGGCATTAGACAAAGCCCAGGAAGAAGCCCGCTTTCAGCAGGAGGCACTAGCCAATCAG GTGGCAGATCTGAGGTTGGCTCTGCAGAGAGCTGAGCAGCAGCAGGCCAGGAAGGAGGACTACCTGCGAGAGGAGATCAGCGAGCTTCAGCAG AGGTTGCAGGGAGCAGAGACCAGAAACCAGGAACTAAGTCAGAGCGTGACCTCGGCGACCAGGCCCCTCCTCAGGCAGATTGAGAATCTGCAGTCTACTCTGGGATCTCAGACGGCATCCTGGGAAAAAGTGGAGAAGAACATCTCGGACCGCTTAG CCGAGGCTCAGGCCCAGCTTGCTGTTGCGGTAGAGAAGGAGCGCTCTGCCACAGAGGAACTACATGCCATCAAGGCTCAGCTGGCTTCAATGGAGTCCCAGAATTCCTCCATGCGGCAGGAGAAGGGGCGGCTGCAGGGTCAGTTGGAAGTGGAGAAGACTCGACGTGAAAAGCTGGAGAATGACAGCAGCAG ggagcgTGTAGAACTGGAGAATCTCAAAGGCGAGTACACTCGAGCTTTGGAAGAGGCCAAAAAGGAGAag CTGCTGCTAACAAACCAGCTTGAGATGGAGAAAGTGAAGGTGGagcaggagaagaagaagtgcTACCTCGCACAAGAGGCTTTGAAGGAAAAG gagcgGAAGGCATTGAGTGTATCACTGAGTGAGCCTCCTGCATCCtccactccatctctctctcgttcCAGCTCCATCAGTGGGGTGGATACACACGGCGGCATACACACGTCTCTGCTCTCCCAC cAGGAGGACTCTCCCGATCATTCGTTTGCCTCCATGACCCTCGGTGGGAGCAGCCTGTATGATGCGGCGCGTCTCAGTGGAGGTTCCAGCATCATTGAGAACCTGCAGTCACAGCTCAAACTACGGGAAGGAGAAATCGCACAGCTCCAG GTGGAGATCTCAAATCTTGAACGGACACGCTCGGCAATGGCGGAAGAACTGGTGCGGCTGACTAATCAGAACGATGATCTGGATGCCAAGGTGAAGGAGATCCCCAGGCTCCGAGTGCAGCTCAAG GACCTGGAGCAGAGACACAACACCATCCTGCAGATGTACGGGGAGAAGGCAGAAGAGGCCGAGGAGCTGCGGCTCGACCTGGAGGACGTCAAGAACATGTACAAGACCCAAATTGACGAGCTGCTCAAGAACCAGAAATAG
- the tmf1 gene encoding TATA element modulatory factor isoform X2 codes for MSWFNASQLSSFAKQALSSAQKSIDRVLDIKEEDQWGDAITPSLDDVQIKPMSTGWGMNQWDSPSEEQPKILTPSSEAITKPVTRTVVDETESFFSAFLSPGDGQPVKKSPVVSVAPTKSYRRLQEKSENETQPAAKDEVDSSVLSQEDLSKQSSVEVAEIQPEEVKSNEEASLLESVLEQTEETEDTESKTETPDSTQACPQDVVDTPAEPGSVEKVESCGSAEPKSPGKDPPKDMMLESKDAKAEDRQSDTPSPPVSAFSSGTSTTSDIEVLDHESVLSESSASSRQETAEVKAGLHLMQGSFQLLSASTCSDFSRLDDYPKLTESCGSSSDAFERIDSFSVHSLDSRSVSEVNSDDEIPGSRTLASVTAGTSPLPALPAPQTIQEQEESEGGLTNCIKDHSVDEMEESGRSATPVNSEQPEDLLQEEQESGSHFNLSNERTEPEESLASVTSPITEEQKGASTCQLLELQKIIDDLNSKLEKREAQLLAVSKDKARLEEECDNLKDEMISLKEESSSVQSLKDEFTQRIADTERKAQLACKERDIAKKEIKGLREELSTRFNSTETLELIREKEEQIRGLLEEGEKLSKQQLQHSNIIKKLRAKEKESDTKISKQSKKLKEQEEELKQLQQVLDAKEELEKQHRESIKKLNSAVESQEKELSRLQTENEELHEKNRSLQAALDASYKELAELHKSNATKASEAQELALNREVQAKEELSLALDKAQEEARFQQEALANQVADLRLALQRAEQQQARKEDYLREEISELQQRLQGAETRNQELSQSVTSATRPLLRQIENLQSTLGSQTASWEKVEKNISDRLAEAQAQLAVAVEKERSATEELHAIKAQLASMESQNSSMRQEKGRLQGQLEVEKTRREKLENDSSRERVELENLKGEYTRALEEAKKEKLLLTNQLEMEKVKVEQEKKKCYLAQEALKEKERKALSVSLSEPPASSTPSLSRSSSISGVDTHGGIHTSLLSHEDSPDHSFASMTLGGSSLYDAARLSGGSSIIENLQSQLKLREGEIAQLQVEISNLERTRSAMAEELVRLTNQNDDLDAKVKEIPRLRVQLKDLEQRHNTILQMYGEKAEEAEELRLDLEDVKNMYKTQIDELLKNQK; via the exons ATGAGTTGGTTTAACGCTTCGCAGCTGTCCAGTTTCGCTAAACAGGCTCTGAGCAGCGCACAGAAATCCATCGACCGAGTCCTGGATATAAAAGAAGAGGATCAGTGGGGCGACGCCATCACACCTAGTTTGGACG atgTACAGATTAAGCCAATGTCCACAGGATGGGGGATGAACCAGTGGGATTCTCCTTCAGAGGAACAGCCAAAGATCCTCACGCCTTCATCCGAGGCCATCACTAAACCTGTCACTCGCACTGTGGTTGATGAAACAGAGAGTTTCTTCAGTGCCTTCTTGTCTCCTGGGGACGGGCAGCCGGTCAAGAAGTCTCCGGTTGTGTCTGTGGCGCCGACCAAATCCTACCGCAGACTGCAGGAGAAATCAGAAAATGAGACACAACCCGCTGCCAAGGATGAGGTAGACTCTTCCGTGCTTTCTCAGGAAGATCTGAGTAAACAAAGCAGTGTAGAAGTAGCAGAAATCCAGCCGGAGGAGGTGAAGTCAAATGAAGAAGCTTCTTTACTGGAGTCTGTTTTGGAGCAGACAGAAGAAACGGAGGATACTGAGAGCAAAACAGAAACACCGGATTCCACACAGGCATGTCCACAAGACGTAGTGGACACGCCTGCGGAGCCCGGATCTGTCGAAAAAGTCGAGAGTTGTGGTTCTGCTGAGCCTAAGAGCCCGGGGAAAGACCCACCGAAAGACATGATGTTGGAATCCAAAGATGCGAAAGCAGAAGACAGGCAGAGTGACACTCCGTCTCCTCCTGTAAGTGCCTTCTCATCTGGTACCTCCACTACCAGTGACATCGAGGTGCTGGACCACGAGAGCGTCCTCAGCGAGAGCTCTGCCAGCTCCAGGCAGGAGACGGCCGAGGTTAAAGCAGGGCTGCACCTCATGCAAGGCTCCTTCCAGCTCCTGTCTGCTTCGACCTGCAGCGATTTCTCGCGTCTGGACGACTATCCGAAGCTGACGGAGAGCTGCGGGTCCTCGTCTGACGCCTTCGAGCGCATCGACTCGTTCAGCGTGCACTCTCTGGACAGCCGCAGTGTCAGCGAAGTCAACTCGGATGACGAGATCCCCGGCAGCCGAACTCTGGCATCTGTTACCGCCGGAACCAGCCCGCTCCCGGCTCTACCGGCTCCACAGACCATTCAGGAGCAGGAAGAGTCGGAGGGAGGGCTGACCAACTGCATAAAGGACCACTCGGTGGATGAGATGGAGGAGAGCGGGCGTAGCGCAACGCCGGTGAACTCCGAACAGCCAGAAGATCTGCTGCAGGAGGAGCAGGAATCCGGGTCACATTTCAATCTGTCTAATGAAAGAACTGAACCTGAGGAGTCACTTGCCTCGGTGACATCACCCATAACTGAGGAGCAGAAAGGAGCATCCACCTGCCAGCTTCTGGAGCTACAGAAG attaTTGACGATCTGAACAGCAAGCTTGAGAAACGAGAAGCCCAGCTGCTAGCTGTTAGCAAAGACAAGGCTCGTCTAGAGGAGGAGTGTGACAACCTCAAAGA TGAGATGATCAGCCTGAAGGAGGAGAGCTCCAGCGTGCAGTCTCTCAAAGACGAGTTCACGCAGCGCATCGCTGACACAGAGAGGAAAGCTCAACTCGCCTGCAAGGAGCGTGACATCGCCAAGAAG GAAATCAAGGGTCTGAGAGAAGAGCTGTCCACCAGGTTCAACTCCACTGAAACCCTGGAGCTGATCAGAGAGAAGGAGGAACAGATCAGAGGCCTTCTGGAAGAGG GCGAGAAGCTGTCCAAGCAGCAGCTGCAGCACTCCAACATCATCAAGAAGCTGAGGGCCAAAGAGAAGGAGAGCGACACAAAGATCTCCAAGCAGTCCAAGAAACTCAAAGAGCAAGAGGAGGAACTCAAACAGCTGCAGCAG GTTCTAGACGCGAAGGAGGAGCTGGAGAAGCAGCACAGAGAGAGCATCAAGAAGCTGAACTCTGCTGTGGAGTCTCAGGAGAAGGAACTGAGCAGACTGCAGACTGAAAATGAGGAGTTACACGAGAAGAACCGCAGCCTGCAGGCCGCCCTGGACGCCTCTTACAA ggagctTGCCGAGCTGCACAAGTCCAACGCTACAAAGGCTAGTGAGGCACAAGAGCTGGCTCTCAACCGTGAAGTCCAGGCCAAGGAGGAGCTCAGCCTGGCATTAGACAAAGCCCAGGAAGAAGCCCGCTTTCAGCAGGAGGCACTAGCCAATCAG GTGGCAGATCTGAGGTTGGCTCTGCAGAGAGCTGAGCAGCAGCAGGCCAGGAAGGAGGACTACCTGCGAGAGGAGATCAGCGAGCTTCAGCAG AGGTTGCAGGGAGCAGAGACCAGAAACCAGGAACTAAGTCAGAGCGTGACCTCGGCGACCAGGCCCCTCCTCAGGCAGATTGAGAATCTGCAGTCTACTCTGGGATCTCAGACGGCATCCTGGGAAAAAGTGGAGAAGAACATCTCGGACCGCTTAG CCGAGGCTCAGGCCCAGCTTGCTGTTGCGGTAGAGAAGGAGCGCTCTGCCACAGAGGAACTACATGCCATCAAGGCTCAGCTGGCTTCAATGGAGTCCCAGAATTCCTCCATGCGGCAGGAGAAGGGGCGGCTGCAGGGTCAGTTGGAAGTGGAGAAGACTCGACGTGAAAAGCTGGAGAATGACAGCAGCAG ggagcgTGTAGAACTGGAGAATCTCAAAGGCGAGTACACTCGAGCTTTGGAAGAGGCCAAAAAGGAGAag CTGCTGCTAACAAACCAGCTTGAGATGGAGAAAGTGAAGGTGGagcaggagaagaagaagtgcTACCTCGCACAAGAGGCTTTGAAGGAAAAG gagcgGAAGGCATTGAGTGTATCACTGAGTGAGCCTCCTGCATCCtccactccatctctctctcgttcCAGCTCCATCAGTGGGGTGGATACACACGGCGGCATACACACGTCTCTGCTCTCCCAC GAGGACTCTCCCGATCATTCGTTTGCCTCCATGACCCTCGGTGGGAGCAGCCTGTATGATGCGGCGCGTCTCAGTGGAGGTTCCAGCATCATTGAGAACCTGCAGTCACAGCTCAAACTACGGGAAGGAGAAATCGCACAGCTCCAG GTGGAGATCTCAAATCTTGAACGGACACGCTCGGCAATGGCGGAAGAACTGGTGCGGCTGACTAATCAGAACGATGATCTGGATGCCAAGGTGAAGGAGATCCCCAGGCTCCGAGTGCAGCTCAAG GACCTGGAGCAGAGACACAACACCATCCTGCAGATGTACGGGGAGAAGGCAGAAGAGGCCGAGGAGCTGCGGCTCGACCTGGAGGACGTCAAGAACATGTACAAGACCCAAATTGACGAGCTGCTCAAGAACCAGAAATAG
- the rab7a gene encoding ras-related protein Rab-7a has product MTSRKKVLLKVIILGDSGVGKTSLMNQYVNKKFSNQYKATIGADFLTKEVMVDDRLVTMQIWDTAGQERFQSLGVAFYRGADCCVLVFDVTAPNTFKTLDSWRDEFLIQASPRDPENFPFVVLGNKIDLENRQVTTKRAQAWCQSKNNIPYFETSAKEAINVEQAFQTIARNALKQETEVELYNEFPEPIKLDKNERAKPSAESCSC; this is encoded by the exons ATGACATCGAGGAAGAAAGTTCTGCTCAAAGTGATCATCCTCGGGGATTCAGG agtggGAAAGACCTCTCTGATGAACCAGTACGTGAACAAGAAGTTTAGCAATCAGTACAAAGCTACAATAGGAGCTGACTTCCTGACAAAAGAGGTGATGGTGGACGATCGGCTCGTCACAATGCAG atttgggacacagcaGGTCAGGAGCGTTTCCAGTCTCTGGGCGTGGCATTCTACCGCGGCGCGGACTGCTGCGTGCTCGTCTTCGACGTCACGGCACCGAACACCTTCAAGACGCTGGACAGCTGGAGGGACGAGTTTCTGATCCAGGCCAGCCCTCGCGACCCCGAGAACTTCCCCTTCGTCGTGCTCGGCAACAAAATTGACCTGGAGAacaggcag GTAACCACTAAGCGAGCACAAGCCTGGTGCCAGAGCAAGAATAACATCCCTTACTTTGAGACCAGCGCCAAGGAGGCCATCAACGTAGAACAGGCTTTCCAGACCATCGCACGCAACGCACTCAAACAG GAAACCGAGGTGGAGTTGTACAATGAATTCCCGGAGCCGATCAAGCTGGACAAAAACGAGAGAGCCAAGCCATCAGCAGAGAGCTGCAGCTGCTGA
- the hmces gene encoding abasic site processing protein HMCES isoform X3 yields the protein MCGRTACTLAPDELRRASRYRDRSGQHRQPQWRDGDADKYRPSYNKSPQSFSPVLLSSRHFKKEAAVDECVLATMRWGLVPAWFKESDPSKMQYSTTNCRSESLLEKKSYKDPLLKGQRCVILADGFYEWRRLQKDKQPFFIYFPQSQGEKQNEIKKEEECEREPGDTEDGGAWAGWRLLTMAGLFDCWTPPGGGEVLYTYTVITVNASPNLQSIHDRMPAILDGDEEVRRWLDFGEVRSLEALTLLQSKSCLTFHPVSSIVNNSRNNSPECLQPLDPTAMKAPSQVSASSKMMMSWLKNGSPVKRKAPDDAEPEEKPSPGKQKSKAVGPLQQWLLGNGASKKPKT from the exons ATGTGTGGAAGGACAGCCTGCACCCTGGCCCCCGATGAGCTCCGGCGTGCTTCTCGGTACCGAGACCGGTCTGGACAGCATCGACAGCCTCAGTGGCGGGACGGTGATGCGGATAAATACCGACCCTCCTACAACAAGAGTCCTCAGTCCTTCAGTCCGGTTCTGCTGTCCAGCAGACACTTTAAAAAG GAAGCCGCAGTGGACGAGTGCGTGCTAGCGACGATGCGCTGGGGTCTGGTGCCGGCGTGGTTCAAGGAGAGCGACCCCAGCAAGATGCAGTACAGCACCACTAACTGTCGCAGCGAGAGCTTGCTGGAGAAAAAGTCTTACAAG GACCCTCTGTTGAAAGGTCAGCGTTGTGTCATTCTAGCTGACGGCTTCTACGAGTGGAGGAGGCTGCAGAAGGACAAGCAGCCTTTCTTCATCTATTTCCCTCAGAGCCAAGGAGAGAAGCAGAACGAGATTAaaaaggaggaagagtgtgaaagagagccAGGG GACACTGAAGATGGCGGTGCGTGGGCAGGATGGCGTCTGCTCACCATGGCGGGGCTGTTTGACTGCTGGACTCCTCCTGGTGGTGGGGAGGTTTTATACACCTACACTGTGATCACTGTGAACGCCTCACCGAACCTGCAGAGCATCCATGACAG gatgCCAGCCATTCTGGATGGAGACGAGGAGGTGAGGCGGTGGTTGGATTTCGGGGAGGTGCGCTCTCTAGAAGCTCTCACACTGCTTCAGTCTAAATCCTGCCTGACCTTTCACCCCGTCTCTTCAATCGTCAACAACTCGCGCAACAACTCCCCCGAGTGCCTGCAGCCGCTCGACCCCACCGCCATGAAG GCTCCTTCTCAGGTGTCGGCCAGcagtaagatgatgatgagctgGCTGAAAAACGGCTCTCCCGTTAAGAGGAAAGCGCCTGATGATGCCGAACCTGAAGAAAAGCCTTCACCTGGGAAGCAGAAATCCAAAGCAGTCGGTCCACTGCAGCAGTGGCTTCTGGGAAACGGGGCCAGTAAGAAACCAAAAACATAA
- the hmces gene encoding abasic site processing protein HMCES isoform X1, producing the protein MIEYELANQNAGHEYRQRSCVEGQPAPWPPMSSGVLLGTETGLDSIDSLSGGTVMRINTDPPTTRVLSPSVRFCCPADTLKRQSATETLLYRFIREAAVDECVLATMRWGLVPAWFKESDPSKMQYSTTNCRSESLLEKKSYKDPLLKGQRCVILADGFYEWRRLQKDKQPFFIYFPQSQGEKQNEIKKEEECEREPGDTEDGGAWAGWRLLTMAGLFDCWTPPGGGEVLYTYTVITVNASPNLQSIHDRMPAILDGDEEVRRWLDFGEVRSLEALTLLQSKSCLTFHPVSSIVNNSRNNSPECLQPLDPTAMKAPSQVSASSKMMMSWLKNGSPVKRKAPDDAEPEEKPSPGKQKSKAVGPLQQWLLGNGASKKPKT; encoded by the exons ATGATTGAGTACGAActagccaatcagaacgcaGGACACGAATACAg ACAGAGATCATGTGTGGAAGGACAGCCTGCACCCTGGCCCCCGATGAGCTCCGGCGTGCTTCTCGGTACCGAGACCGGTCTGGACAGCATCGACAGCCTCAGTGGCGGGACGGTGATGCGGATAAATACCGACCCTCCTACAACAAGAGTCCTCAGTCCTTCAGTCCGGTTCTGCTGTCCAGCAGACACTTTAAAAAGGCAAAGTGCTACTGAGACTCTCCTTTATCGTTTTATACGG GAAGCCGCAGTGGACGAGTGCGTGCTAGCGACGATGCGCTGGGGTCTGGTGCCGGCGTGGTTCAAGGAGAGCGACCCCAGCAAGATGCAGTACAGCACCACTAACTGTCGCAGCGAGAGCTTGCTGGAGAAAAAGTCTTACAAG GACCCTCTGTTGAAAGGTCAGCGTTGTGTCATTCTAGCTGACGGCTTCTACGAGTGGAGGAGGCTGCAGAAGGACAAGCAGCCTTTCTTCATCTATTTCCCTCAGAGCCAAGGAGAGAAGCAGAACGAGATTAaaaaggaggaagagtgtgaaagagagccAGGG GACACTGAAGATGGCGGTGCGTGGGCAGGATGGCGTCTGCTCACCATGGCGGGGCTGTTTGACTGCTGGACTCCTCCTGGTGGTGGGGAGGTTTTATACACCTACACTGTGATCACTGTGAACGCCTCACCGAACCTGCAGAGCATCCATGACAG gatgCCAGCCATTCTGGATGGAGACGAGGAGGTGAGGCGGTGGTTGGATTTCGGGGAGGTGCGCTCTCTAGAAGCTCTCACACTGCTTCAGTCTAAATCCTGCCTGACCTTTCACCCCGTCTCTTCAATCGTCAACAACTCGCGCAACAACTCCCCCGAGTGCCTGCAGCCGCTCGACCCCACCGCCATGAAG GCTCCTTCTCAGGTGTCGGCCAGcagtaagatgatgatgagctgGCTGAAAAACGGCTCTCCCGTTAAGAGGAAAGCGCCTGATGATGCCGAACCTGAAGAAAAGCCTTCACCTGGGAAGCAGAAATCCAAAGCAGTCGGTCCACTGCAGCAGTGGCTTCTGGGAAACGGGGCCAGTAAGAAACCAAAAACATAA
- the hmces gene encoding abasic site processing protein HMCES isoform X2, protein MSSGVLLGTETGLDSIDSLSGGTVMRINTDPPTTRVLSPSVRFCCPADTLKRQSATETLLYRFIREAAVDECVLATMRWGLVPAWFKESDPSKMQYSTTNCRSESLLEKKSYKDPLLKGQRCVILADGFYEWRRLQKDKQPFFIYFPQSQGEKQNEIKKEEECEREPGDTEDGGAWAGWRLLTMAGLFDCWTPPGGGEVLYTYTVITVNASPNLQSIHDRMPAILDGDEEVRRWLDFGEVRSLEALTLLQSKSCLTFHPVSSIVNNSRNNSPECLQPLDPTAMKAPSQVSASSKMMMSWLKNGSPVKRKAPDDAEPEEKPSPGKQKSKAVGPLQQWLLGNGASKKPKT, encoded by the exons ATGAGCTCCGGCGTGCTTCTCGGTACCGAGACCGGTCTGGACAGCATCGACAGCCTCAGTGGCGGGACGGTGATGCGGATAAATACCGACCCTCCTACAACAAGAGTCCTCAGTCCTTCAGTCCGGTTCTGCTGTCCAGCAGACACTTTAAAAAGGCAAAGTGCTACTGAGACTCTCCTTTATCGTTTTATACGG GAAGCCGCAGTGGACGAGTGCGTGCTAGCGACGATGCGCTGGGGTCTGGTGCCGGCGTGGTTCAAGGAGAGCGACCCCAGCAAGATGCAGTACAGCACCACTAACTGTCGCAGCGAGAGCTTGCTGGAGAAAAAGTCTTACAAG GACCCTCTGTTGAAAGGTCAGCGTTGTGTCATTCTAGCTGACGGCTTCTACGAGTGGAGGAGGCTGCAGAAGGACAAGCAGCCTTTCTTCATCTATTTCCCTCAGAGCCAAGGAGAGAAGCAGAACGAGATTAaaaaggaggaagagtgtgaaagagagccAGGG GACACTGAAGATGGCGGTGCGTGGGCAGGATGGCGTCTGCTCACCATGGCGGGGCTGTTTGACTGCTGGACTCCTCCTGGTGGTGGGGAGGTTTTATACACCTACACTGTGATCACTGTGAACGCCTCACCGAACCTGCAGAGCATCCATGACAG gatgCCAGCCATTCTGGATGGAGACGAGGAGGTGAGGCGGTGGTTGGATTTCGGGGAGGTGCGCTCTCTAGAAGCTCTCACACTGCTTCAGTCTAAATCCTGCCTGACCTTTCACCCCGTCTCTTCAATCGTCAACAACTCGCGCAACAACTCCCCCGAGTGCCTGCAGCCGCTCGACCCCACCGCCATGAAG GCTCCTTCTCAGGTGTCGGCCAGcagtaagatgatgatgagctgGCTGAAAAACGGCTCTCCCGTTAAGAGGAAAGCGCCTGATGATGCCGAACCTGAAGAAAAGCCTTCACCTGGGAAGCAGAAATCCAAAGCAGTCGGTCCACTGCAGCAGTGGCTTCTGGGAAACGGGGCCAGTAAGAAACCAAAAACATAA